The region GAGTTGCTCGGAAAAATTTTCGGTGACCGGTAATCTTCGTATTACCATCATTCCCACACCCTTCAGGTCTTTATCGATCACCATCATCATCACATCTACAAAAGCGACATCAGGCACATTCAACTGCAGGTTAAAAGACACATACACATCTTTAAAGTACCGGATCACACCAACTTCCCCGGCACCGTCCTCGGTAACAAGAATATTCGACACGGAGGCCTGATGTCCACCGGTTTCAATACTTGCATGCTCTTTATCAAAATGAGAAAAGTAGAATTCCACAGCCTGCAACATATTGTTCCCATAGAACTTGCACCTGCCGCCTTCAAGATACATGGCATGTGTACACACACGGGTGATCTGTACCATGGAATGCGTCACAAAAACGATGGCGCACCGGGACATGAGTTCCTGCATCTTGGCAAAAGACTTCATTCTGAATCCGGCATCACCTACGGCAAGTATTTCGTCGATCAGGAGCACATCAGGTTCCATCTGAGCTGCCACAGCAAAACCCAGTCTAACCCGCATACCGGAACTATAATTCTGAACCGGGCTATCAATAAAATCACCGACCTCTGCAAAGTCGATGATCTCGTCGATCTTCGCATCGATCTCCTTCCTGCTGAATCCCAGAACCGCACCGTTGTTATAAATATTCTCGCGCCCGGTAAGGATGGGATTAAAACCCGTACCCAGTTCAATCAAGGCTCCCACGCGG is a window of Flavobacteriales bacterium DNA encoding:
- a CDS encoding ABC transporter ATP-binding protein: MENNDILIKVDGLAKKFCKDFKHSLKYGAMDIFGNLTGTNDTTKLRKKEFWALEDISFELRRGECLGLIGHNGAGKSTLLKILNGLISPDKGTVTMNGRVGALIELGTGFNPILTGRENIYNNGAVLGFSRKEIDAKIDEIIDFAEVGDFIDSPVQNYSSGMRVRLGFAVAAQMEPDVLLIDEILAVGDAGFRMKSFAKMQELMSRCAIVFVTHSMVQITRVCTHAMYLEGGRCKFYGNNMLQAVEFYFSHFDKEHASIETGGHQASVSNILVTEDGAGEVGVIRYFKDVYVSFNLQLNVPDVAFVDVMMMVIDKDLKGVGMMVIRRLPVTENFSEQLRCRFNNCLVDGSYYLKFSIYESLDESGRQGAQLYSLDMATRFKVVGTQLMTYVPVHIDCSYEVVNEA